A single window of Anaerocolumna chitinilytica DNA harbors:
- a CDS encoding bactofilin family protein — protein MGFFKDFKEDLSQAVNELLPEDVLAGETEGNTTKEKDEAAKEQETSETLQADALEEKETKKTQTEIEDTQPEEDNVDKELLEALLTSDVDLLKEEKQLVDEEQTMDEKPNKSGNDGTDVSDEVTVIAKSTILTGNITTDGSLEVIGTIKGDIDCKGKLSIIGTVNGNCSAPDVYIGAKRFEGTVTSEGNVRIGLGTVIIGDILGTAGFIAGAVKGDIDITGPIVIDSSAIIKGNIKAASIQINNGAVIEGYCSLSYAAVNIDNIFE, from the coding sequence ATGGGCTTTTTTAAAGATTTTAAGGAAGATTTATCACAGGCTGTTAATGAATTACTGCCTGAGGATGTTTTAGCAGGCGAGACAGAGGGAAATACTACTAAGGAAAAAGATGAGGCGGCTAAAGAGCAGGAGACTTCTGAAACTTTGCAGGCTGACGCTTTGGAAGAGAAAGAGACGAAAAAAACTCAGACGGAAATTGAAGATACTCAGCCAGAGGAAGATAATGTAGACAAAGAACTTTTAGAAGCTTTACTTACTTCTGATGTGGATTTATTAAAGGAAGAGAAACAGCTTGTTGACGAAGAACAGACTATGGATGAGAAGCCGAATAAAAGCGGCAATGATGGTACAGACGTATCAGATGAAGTAACTGTCATAGCAAAAAGCACGATTCTTACTGGTAATATCACTACAGATGGATCCTTAGAAGTAATTGGTACGATTAAAGGTGATATTGACTGTAAAGGAAAGTTATCCATTATTGGTACGGTGAATGGTAACTGTTCTGCTCCGGATGTATATATTGGAGCAAAGAGGTTCGAAGGTACGGTTACCAGTGAAGGGAATGTAAGAATCGGTCTTGGTACGGTTATTATCGGAGATATCCTTGGCACAGCAGGATTTATTGCAGGAGCTGTTAAAGGAGATATTGATATTACCGGCCCTATCGTAATCGACTCATCTGCTATAATCAAAGGCAATATAAAAGCAGCCTCTATTCAGATTAATAACGGTGCTGTTATTGAAGGTTACTGCTCCTTATCTTACGCTGCTGTTAACATTGATAACATATTTGAATAA
- the ispG gene encoding flavodoxin-dependent (E)-4-hydroxy-3-methylbut-2-enyl-diphosphate synthase encodes MYRVTRSIKIGNKVIGGGNPILIQSMTNTKTEDIISTTDQILKLEAAGCDIIRCAVPTMEASLAIKEIKKNIHIPLVADIHFDYRLAIAAIENGADKVRINPGNIGGYEKLKAVVDAAKLRNIPIRVGVNSGSLEKELVEKYGGVTPEGLVESALDKVKAIEEMGYDNLVISIKSSDVLMCVKAHELIADKTNYPLHVGITESGTLLSGNIKSAVGLGIMLYEGIGDTIRVSLTGDPVEEVKSAKLILKTLGLRKGGVELVSCPTCGRTQIDLIGLAEQVENMIQEFDMDIKVAVMGCAVNGPGEAKEADIGIAGGRGEGILIKKGQVIRKVPEDKLLEALKEELLTMQEF; translated from the coding sequence ATGTATAGAGTGACAAGAAGTATAAAGATTGGAAATAAGGTTATAGGAGGCGGTAATCCTATCTTAATCCAATCCATGACTAATACAAAAACAGAGGATATCATAAGTACCACAGACCAGATCTTAAAACTGGAAGCGGCAGGCTGTGATATTATACGCTGTGCGGTCCCTACAATGGAAGCCTCGCTGGCTATAAAAGAGATAAAGAAAAACATTCATATTCCCTTAGTAGCGGATATTCATTTTGACTATCGCCTTGCTATTGCAGCTATTGAGAATGGTGCAGATAAAGTGCGGATAAATCCGGGCAATATCGGCGGGTACGAGAAGTTAAAGGCAGTGGTCGATGCTGCAAAGCTAAGAAATATTCCTATTAGAGTAGGAGTCAACAGTGGTTCTCTCGAAAAAGAATTGGTTGAAAAGTATGGCGGTGTTACACCGGAGGGGCTGGTAGAAAGTGCCTTGGATAAAGTAAAAGCCATTGAAGAGATGGGCTATGATAATTTAGTAATCAGTATTAAATCCTCCGATGTCTTAATGTGTGTAAAAGCCCATGAGTTGATTGCTGATAAGACAAATTATCCTCTGCATGTCGGAATTACAGAATCAGGTACCCTATTGTCCGGAAATATAAAGTCAGCTGTAGGACTTGGAATTATGCTATATGAAGGAATTGGCGATACCATAAGGGTGTCTTTAACCGGTGACCCCGTAGAAGAAGTGAAGTCAGCCAAGCTTATCTTGAAAACATTGGGGCTTAGAAAAGGCGGGGTAGAATTGGTTTCCTGCCCTACTTGCGGAAGAACCCAGATAGACTTAATTGGCCTTGCAGAACAAGTAGAAAATATGATACAGGAATTTGATATGGATATTAAGGTCGCAGTAATGGGATGTGCAGTCAATGGTCCCGGAGAAGCCAAGGAAGCAGATATAGGGATAGCCGGCGGCAGAGGTGAGGGTATCCTGATAAAGAAGGGACAGGTTATCAGGAAGGTTCCGGAGGATAAGCTTTTGGAAGCTTTAAAAGAAGAACTTCTGACAATGCAAGAGTTTTAG
- the rseP gene encoding RIP metalloprotease RseP has protein sequence MNIIIAILIFSVLIVIHELGHFLLAKSNGIYVTEFSIGMGPRILSMVKTVKGYRLRAFMTPGDFAAANRELEATVYSIKLLPIGGSCMMLGEDENVEDERAFNKKGVWGRISVVLAGPIFNFVLALILALIIVGMRGYDPAKVVNVATPAKEAGLQDGDVITQINGKHINLARELDLYLFVNPLSEASVNLTYVRDGKKHTATVNPEYIKDYKLGFYYDDGNSTAIKDVIDDYPMKAAGLQKGDIITEINGTGVQKKDDIMNYFKQNPMTGEVINITYTRDGVSNTASVTPKLTGQGYSMGFSIDGRRVKTNGVGVVKYSIAEVKYVIVYTIDSLKMLATHQVKANDLSGPIGIVDMIGSIYKDSAPDGFVTVFLSLASFSILLSANLGVMNLLPIPALDGGRLVFLIIEVFRGKPVDQNKEGIVHMVGFIALMILMVFVMFNDLSRIF, from the coding sequence ATGAATATAATAATTGCAATTTTGATATTTAGCGTCCTTATTGTTATCCATGAATTAGGACATTTTCTTCTGGCCAAATCCAATGGAATATATGTGACAGAGTTTTCTATTGGTATGGGACCCAGAATTCTTTCCATGGTAAAGACCGTTAAGGGTTACCGGCTGAGAGCGTTTATGACACCGGGAGACTTCGCCGCTGCAAACAGAGAACTGGAAGCAACCGTTTATTCCATCAAGCTATTACCAATCGGCGGTTCCTGTATGATGCTTGGTGAAGATGAGAATGTCGAAGATGAAAGAGCCTTTAATAAAAAGGGTGTATGGGGAAGAATCTCCGTTGTTTTAGCAGGACCCATCTTTAATTTTGTTTTAGCTCTGATTCTGGCACTTATTATTGTGGGAATGCGCGGATATGATCCGGCTAAGGTGGTTAATGTGGCCACCCCGGCAAAAGAAGCAGGTCTTCAGGATGGCGATGTTATAACCCAAATAAACGGAAAACATATAAACCTTGCCAGAGAATTGGATCTTTATCTTTTTGTCAATCCCTTAAGTGAGGCGAGTGTTAACTTAACTTATGTGAGGGATGGAAAAAAGCATACTGCGACTGTCAATCCTGAATATATTAAGGATTATAAATTGGGGTTCTATTATGATGACGGTAACAGCACAGCTATAAAAGACGTAATAGATGACTATCCCATGAAGGCAGCCGGTTTACAAAAGGGTGATATTATAACTGAAATCAATGGCACCGGGGTTCAGAAAAAAGATGATATCATGAATTATTTTAAGCAGAATCCCATGACAGGAGAAGTTATTAATATTACTTATACCAGGGATGGGGTCTCCAATACCGCCTCGGTCACTCCAAAGCTTACAGGCCAGGGGTATTCAATGGGCTTTAGTATTGACGGCAGAAGAGTTAAAACTAATGGAGTTGGAGTTGTAAAGTACAGCATAGCAGAAGTAAAATATGTAATTGTATATACTATTGATAGTCTTAAGATGTTGGCTACTCATCAAGTTAAGGCAAATGATTTGTCTGGTCCGATAGGTATTGTGGATATGATTGGAAGTATTTATAAAGATAGTGCTCCAGATGGTTTCGTTACTGTATTTTTAAGCCTTGCAAGCTTTAGCATTTTGCTTAGTGCTAATCTTGGAGTTATGAATCTTTTGCCTATTCCTGCTTTGGACGGAGGCCGACTGGTGTTTCTTATAATTGAGGTATTCAGAGGAAAGCCGGTGGATCAGAATAAGGAAGGCATTGTGCATATGGTAGGCTTTATTGCTCTAATGATTCTTATGGTATTTGTAATGTTTAACGATTTAAGTAGGATTTTTTAA
- a CDS encoding polysaccharide deacetylase family protein has protein sequence MGNIQSESESVLRRKKRVKHLKTAIIIIVILCLVLPSLLCAVLFVKIYSLERKIDNLTERQVETEGKVSKTFEKNLYYEAEDYSSSLEESEKNSYNEEEISTPNSVDANLNSESSKTAKDSPSSSKNADGTLAADKKTIISSNKKTSSGKSSAGKTNAIEANDKSQTKSKDKQSSSNTEIKKNVGTKEKEKYEGKEVYLTFDDGPSSYTDDILDVLNKYQVKATFFVIGKTDEQSRRLYKRIVDEEHSIGMHSYSHDYSQIYKSLKDFENDYKRIKKLIYDTTGLMTDIYRFPGGSGNQVSGTDMSVFIRYLNKENVVYYDWNVASGDATGITYSPEQLCDNALEGIADHTRSIVLMHDTDAKLNTVKSLDSLLSTLTQSGAKLLTLNDTVRPIQQIKLSSSELNNN, from the coding sequence ATGGGAAATATTCAATCAGAATCAGAAAGTGTGCTTCGTAGAAAAAAACGTGTGAAGCATCTTAAGACTGCGATTATTATTATAGTAATTTTATGCTTGGTCCTTCCAAGTTTACTTTGTGCGGTTTTATTCGTCAAAATATATTCCTTAGAAAGAAAAATCGACAATTTAACAGAGAGACAGGTTGAAACGGAAGGAAAAGTAAGCAAAACATTTGAAAAAAATTTGTATTATGAGGCAGAAGATTATTCATCTTCACTTGAAGAATCAGAAAAAAACAGTTATAATGAGGAAGAGATATCTACTCCCAATTCAGTAGATGCTAACTTAAATAGTGAGAGCTCTAAGACTGCCAAAGATAGTCCGAGCTCTTCAAAGAATGCAGATGGGACTTTAGCAGCGGATAAAAAAACTATTATCTCATCGAATAAAAAAACTTCATCGGGAAAATCATCCGCTGGTAAGACCAATGCCATAGAAGCAAATGATAAAAGCCAGACAAAAAGTAAGGACAAACAATCATCCTCTAATACGGAAATTAAAAAAAACGTAGGTACTAAAGAAAAGGAAAAGTACGAAGGAAAAGAAGTTTATCTAACTTTTGATGATGGACCGAGTAGTTACACAGACGATATTCTTGATGTTTTAAATAAGTACCAGGTTAAGGCAACTTTTTTTGTAATTGGAAAGACAGATGAACAGTCCAGAAGATTGTATAAACGCATAGTAGATGAAGAACATTCTATTGGAATGCATTCCTATTCTCATGATTACAGCCAGATTTATAAATCCTTGAAGGATTTTGAAAATGATTACAAACGAATAAAGAAATTAATATATGATACCACCGGCTTGATGACAGACATTTACCGATTTCCCGGAGGAAGCGGCAATCAGGTTAGTGGTACAGATATGTCTGTATTTATTCGTTACCTAAATAAGGAAAATGTGGTTTATTATGACTGGAATGTGGCGAGTGGTGATGCTACCGGCATAACTTATTCACCTGAGCAGCTCTGCGATAATGCACTGGAAGGTATAGCAGATCATACAAGGTCTATTGTATTGATGCATGATACAGATGCTAAATTAAACACCGTCAAGTCACTTGATAGCTTATTAAGTACATTAACCCAAAGCGGTGCTAAGCTTCTGACACTTAATGATACAGTAAGACCAATCCAACAGATAAAGCTTAGTTCATCAGAACTTAATAATAACTAA
- a CDS encoding isoprenyl transferase: MGDSIMENLFGDSSSKQIPKHVAIILDGNGRWAKKHMMPRNYGHVQGSKTVENICEEAYNMGVEYLTVYAFSTENWKRPKEEVDALMKLLRSYLKNCQKTSSKNNMKVRVLGELDGLNKDIQDSVIELEKVSAANTGLNFQVALNYGGRDEILRAAKRLAEDYKSGKVNLDSIKADDFSGYLDTRGIPDPDLMIRTSGEKRISNFLLWQLAYTEFYFTDTLWPDFNKAELRKAIEYYGNRKRNFGGIKED, from the coding sequence ATGGGAGATAGTATTATGGAGAATTTATTTGGTGATTCATCCTCAAAACAAATTCCAAAACATGTTGCAATTATTCTGGATGGTAACGGCCGTTGGGCCAAAAAGCATATGATGCCAAGAAATTATGGGCATGTGCAGGGAAGTAAAACAGTTGAAAACATATGCGAAGAAGCATATAATATGGGAGTGGAATATCTTACAGTTTATGCCTTTTCTACTGAAAACTGGAAGAGACCCAAAGAAGAAGTAGATGCTCTTATGAAACTCCTTAGAAGTTATCTTAAGAATTGTCAGAAGACCAGCAGTAAGAATAATATGAAGGTCCGCGTTTTAGGAGAACTGGACGGATTGAATAAAGATATTCAAGATAGTGTGATAGAACTTGAGAAGGTTTCAGCTGCAAACACCGGGCTTAATTTTCAGGTTGCACTTAATTATGGCGGCAGAGATGAAATATTAAGAGCAGCCAAGAGGCTTGCAGAAGATTACAAAAGCGGTAAGGTTAATCTTGATAGTATAAAAGCGGATGATTTTTCCGGTTACTTGGATACCCGTGGAATTCCGGATCCGGATTTAATGATAAGAACAAGCGGTGAGAAAAGAATATCTAATTTTTTGTTGTGGCAGCTGGCGTATACAGAATTTTATTTTACAGATACCTTATGGCCGGACTTTAACAAGGCAGAATTACGAAAAGCCATTGAATATTACGGAAACCGGAAAAGAAATTTTGGCGGTATCAAAGAAGATTGA
- the pyrH gene encoding UMP kinase has translation MNRYKRVLLKLSGEALAGDKKTGFDEATCIRVANQVKQLVEEGIQVGIVIGGGNFWRGRTSETIDRTKADQIGMLATIMNCIYVSEIFRFTGMKTQVLTPFECGSMTKLFSKDRANKYFEKGMVVFLAGGTGHPYFSTDTGVVLRAVELEADIILMAKAVDGVYDSDPKKNPNAKKYSEISLKEALDKQLAVVDLSATVLAMENKMPMLVFALEQDESIIKAVHGESDGTIVTA, from the coding sequence ATGAACAGATATAAAAGAGTCTTACTGAAACTGAGCGGAGAGGCTCTAGCCGGTGATAAAAAAACAGGATTCGATGAAGCTACTTGTATCCGTGTTGCCAATCAGGTAAAGCAGTTGGTAGAGGAAGGAATTCAGGTCGGTATTGTAATTGGTGGTGGTAACTTCTGGAGAGGAAGAACCAGTGAAACGATTGACCGAACAAAAGCAGATCAAATTGGTATGCTCGCAACAATTATGAATTGTATTTATGTTTCCGAGATATTCCGTTTTACCGGAATGAAGACTCAGGTACTTACACCTTTTGAATGCGGCTCTATGACAAAGCTTTTTTCAAAAGATAGAGCCAATAAATATTTTGAAAAAGGTATGGTTGTATTTTTAGCCGGAGGAACAGGGCACCCTTATTTTTCAACCGATACAGGTGTGGTTCTAAGAGCAGTGGAACTGGAGGCAGATATCATCTTGATGGCAAAGGCGGTAGATGGCGTTTATGACAGTGATCCTAAGAAGAATCCAAATGCGAAAAAATACAGTGAAATAAGCCTTAAAGAAGCTTTAGACAAGCAGCTTGCTGTTGTGGATTTATCAGCTACGGTACTTGCAATGGAAAACAAAATGCCAATGCTTGTGTTTGCTTTAGAGCAGGATGAAAGTATCATCAAAGCAGTTCATGGCGAATCTGACGGAACCATTGTAACGGCTTAA
- the ytvI gene encoding sporulation integral membrane protein YtvI, translating into MNLNKQRAFIIHFFFFLILTLLVYVGIKYVFPLLMPFVVGIVIAMTFRNIIDMIEKKTHIKRVFVSLFILLVFYSLLGFIISIIGVKMINFISSLFYSLPSLYKETFLPAVQTVTDNMIQKYPSTKTYIDNFMNNIDQSLFDSLSKISTKVVGMATGLASQVPTILIKLIFTIVSSFFFTIDYYKITRFIIRQFREEQQKMIIKLKDNIIGSLGNFIKAYSAIISITFAELSIGFWILGIPTPFLFGLLIAIIDIMPILGTGAILLPWSIVALIMGNSKVGIGMLVLYIVITVVRQIIEPKIVGQQIGLYPIVTLILMYVGAQLMGVLGLLILPVTATILIKLNKEGSIHLFKI; encoded by the coding sequence ATGAATTTGAACAAACAGAGAGCTTTTATTATCCATTTTTTCTTCTTTTTGATATTGACTTTACTGGTCTATGTTGGGATTAAATATGTATTTCCTTTACTAATGCCCTTTGTTGTCGGTATTGTGATTGCTATGACATTTCGTAATATTATTGACATGATCGAAAAGAAGACACATATAAAACGTGTTTTTGTTTCCTTGTTTATATTACTGGTTTTTTATAGCTTGCTTGGTTTTATTATTAGTATCATCGGAGTTAAGATGATTAATTTTATTAGCTCTTTATTCTATAGCCTGCCTTCCCTTTATAAAGAGACCTTCCTGCCTGCAGTTCAGACCGTAACAGACAACATGATTCAAAAATATCCAAGTACAAAAACATATATAGATAATTTCATGAACAATATTGATCAGTCATTATTTGACAGCCTTTCCAAAATATCAACGAAGGTAGTAGGCATGGCAACTGGCCTTGCCAGTCAGGTACCAACAATATTGATAAAACTGATATTTACTATTGTATCCTCCTTCTTTTTTACAATTGATTATTACAAGATAACCCGTTTTATCATTCGTCAGTTCCGAGAAGAACAGCAGAAAATGATTATAAAACTAAAAGATAACATTATTGGTTCACTTGGTAATTTTATAAAAGCTTACTCTGCAATTATCTCTATAACTTTTGCAGAATTATCGATTGGTTTCTGGATTCTAGGTATTCCAACACCTTTTCTTTTTGGTTTGCTGATAGCAATTATTGATATAATGCCTATCCTTGGAACCGGTGCGATATTACTACCTTGGTCAATTGTAGCGTTGATCATGGGCAATAGTAAGGTAGGAATTGGCATGCTTGTTCTATATATTGTAATAACTGTAGTAAGGCAGATTATCGAACCTAAAATTGTAGGGCAACAGATTGGACTTTATCCGATTGTTACACTGATACTAATGTATGTGGGAGCTCAATTAATGGGAGTTTTAGGACTTTTAATACTTCCTGTAACAGCCACAATTTTAATTAAACTGAATAAAGAGGGAAGTATTCATTTGTTTAAAATATAG
- the frr gene encoding ribosome recycling factor, producing MDARLEQYESKMTKTLDNLKEEYSTIRAGRANPHLLDKLRVDYYGTPSALQSVANVSVPEPRVIQIQPWESKLIKDIEKAIIASDLGLTPNNDGKVIRLVFPELTEDRRKDLVKDVKKKAENAKVAIRNIRRDGNDAIKKMNKNNEISEDEVKVLEDSIQKATDKFIVDVDKLTEEKSKEILTV from the coding sequence ATGGATGCTAGATTGGAACAATACGAAAGCAAAATGACGAAAACACTGGATAATTTAAAAGAAGAATATTCTACAATTCGCGCAGGAAGGGCAAATCCTCATCTGCTTGATAAACTTAGGGTTGATTACTATGGAACTCCTTCTGCTCTTCAGTCCGTTGCAAACGTTTCCGTTCCTGAACCCAGAGTAATTCAGATTCAGCCTTGGGAGAGCAAGCTGATTAAGGATATCGAGAAAGCAATTATAGCTTCCGATTTGGGACTGACACCCAATAATGATGGAAAGGTTATCAGATTAGTATTCCCTGAGCTAACAGAAGACAGAAGAAAAGATCTGGTTAAGGATGTTAAGAAAAAAGCGGAGAATGCCAAGGTTGCCATTCGTAACATCAGAAGAGATGGAAATGATGCAATCAAGAAAATGAATAAAAACAATGAAATCTCCGAAGATGAGGTTAAAGTATTAGAAGACAGCATTCAGAAAGCAACAGATAAGTTTATTGTTGATGTAGATAAACTTACTGAGGAAAAATCCAAGGAAATACTTACGGTGTAA
- a CDS encoding 1-deoxy-D-xylulose-5-phosphate reductoisomerase, with protein MKYISILGSTGSIGTQTLEVVRENPEIQVRALAAGSNIALLEEQIREFKPAIAAVYSEEKARELSLKVKDTNVQILSGMEGLIACSTEVHTGIVVTALVGMIGIVPTVEAIKAGKDIALANKETLVTAGHIIMPLAKEHRVKILPVDSEHSAIFQALNGEGRNEIERIILTASGGPFRGKKREELKNIKVEDALKHPNWTMGRKITIDSSTMVNKGLEVMEARWLFDVDLEKIQVVIQPQSIIHSAVEYADGSIIAQMGMPDMKLPIQYALYYPERKPLPGERIDFFKLGRLDFYEPDYETFEGLALAYEAAKKGGSLPTVYNAANEYAVAKFLNREISYLEITKMIREAMEEHKNRMNPTVSEILTVEKETYEFLRRK; from the coding sequence ATGAAATATATATCCATATTGGGCTCTACCGGGTCTATTGGTACTCAGACATTAGAAGTTGTAAGAGAAAATCCTGAAATACAGGTTAGAGCGCTTGCGGCGGGCAGTAATATTGCATTGCTGGAAGAGCAGATAAGGGAGTTTAAGCCTGCTATAGCGGCTGTCTATTCAGAAGAAAAAGCACGGGAGCTATCACTTAAAGTAAAGGATACAAATGTTCAGATTCTTTCCGGTATGGAAGGTTTAATCGCATGCAGTACAGAGGTACATACTGGTATTGTCGTAACGGCACTGGTGGGCATGATTGGTATTGTTCCTACAGTGGAAGCAATTAAGGCAGGTAAAGATATTGCTCTTGCCAATAAAGAAACCTTGGTTACAGCAGGACATATTATCATGCCACTTGCAAAAGAGCACCGTGTTAAAATACTTCCTGTAGACAGTGAACATTCTGCTATTTTTCAAGCTTTAAACGGAGAAGGCAGGAATGAGATTGAAAGAATTATACTTACAGCCTCAGGCGGACCTTTCCGAGGTAAAAAAAGAGAAGAGTTAAAGAATATCAAAGTAGAAGATGCGCTGAAGCATCCGAATTGGACTATGGGAAGAAAGATAACAATTGATTCTTCTACCATGGTAAATAAAGGCCTCGAAGTTATGGAAGCCAGATGGTTATTTGATGTGGATTTGGAGAAAATACAAGTAGTTATTCAGCCTCAAAGCATTATTCATTCTGCTGTTGAATATGCTGACGGGAGCATTATTGCACAAATGGGTATGCCGGATATGAAGCTTCCCATTCAATATGCTCTATATTATCCTGAAAGAAAGCCGCTTCCGGGAGAGCGAATTGATTTTTTTAAGCTGGGACGTCTGGATTTTTATGAACCGGATTATGAAACATTTGAGGGACTGGCATTGGCATATGAGGCAGCAAAAAAGGGTGGCAGTCTTCCGACGGTCTATAATGCAGCCAATGAGTATGCTGTAGCGAAGTTCTTAAACAGGGAGATATCCTATCTGGAAATTACAAAGATGATAAGAGAAGCTATGGAGGAACACAAAAACAGAATGAATCCTACGGTTTCTGAGATTCTTACGGTAGAAAAGGAAACTTACGAATTCCTCAGGCGAAAATAG
- a CDS encoding phosphatidate cytidylyltransferase: MFWVRFRSSVILMAITLAVIILGGDVLFTVVLGISIIGMTELYKTTKLQKTPLGIIGYIAAVGFFFMLRFGLTEYNTFLFIGFLLALMILYVIRYPKYRVEEVTAVFFGLFYVTVMLSFIYQVRMLESGFYIVWLIFIGAWGSDTSAYCVGMLFGKHKNFTSLSPKKSIEGCIGGVIGAALIGFLYALIIRNRITGFDNIGPIFALISATASVISQLGDLAASAIKRNHDIKDYGTLIPGHGGILDRFDSIIFVAPIVYFMATIL, translated from the coding sequence ATGTTTTGGGTAAGATTTCGCAGTTCAGTCATACTGATGGCAATCACATTAGCGGTAATAATATTGGGAGGAGATGTATTATTTACCGTGGTACTGGGCATTTCAATAATAGGGATGACAGAGCTGTATAAAACAACAAAGCTGCAAAAGACACCTCTTGGTATAATTGGCTATATAGCAGCTGTCGGATTCTTTTTCATGCTGCGCTTTGGTTTAACAGAGTATAATACTTTTCTTTTCATTGGCTTTTTATTAGCGCTTATGATTTTATATGTTATCCGATATCCTAAATATAGAGTAGAAGAAGTAACCGCTGTCTTTTTTGGACTTTTCTATGTGACGGTTATGTTAAGCTTTATATATCAGGTCAGGATGTTAGAGAGTGGTTTTTATATTGTATGGCTCATATTTATTGGAGCCTGGGGTTCTGATACCAGTGCTTATTGTGTAGGAATGCTTTTCGGAAAACATAAGAATTTTACATCATTAAGTCCTAAGAAATCCATAGAAGGCTGTATAGGCGGAGTGATTGGAGCTGCTTTAATTGGCTTTTTATATGCTCTGATTATAAGAAACCGTATTACCGGATTTGATAATATTGGACCTATTTTTGCATTGATTTCAGCTACTGCCAGTGTGATCTCTCAGCTGGGAGATTTAGCGGCTTCTGCAATTAAGAGAAATCATGATATCAAAGATTATGGCACGTTAATACCAGGACATGGCGGAATTTTGGACAGATTTGACAGTATCATTTTTGTTGCGCCTATTGTTTATTTTATGGCAACTATATTATAA
- the tsf gene encoding translation elongation factor Ts, whose amino-acid sequence MAITAAMVKDLREMTGAGMMDCKKALAATDGDMDKAVEFLREKGLAAAEKKAGRIAAEGICETAVSEDGKVAAIVEVNSETDFVAKNDTFRSFVKAVVNQAMVTENTEIDAFLAEKWSLDASKTVKEELSSQIAVIGENMNIRRFQKVVAENGFVESYIHGGGRIGVLVEFETTVCNDIAKEAAKNVAMQIAAISPKYVQRTEIPEDYISHEREILKAQAMNENTGKPENIIEKMIEGRLNKELKEICLVDQVYVKDGDLTVQKYLETVAKEIGAPITVKSFVRFETGEGIEKKSENFAEEVAKQMGQ is encoded by the coding sequence ATGGCTATTACAGCAGCAATGGTTAAAGATTTAAGAGAAATGACCGGAGCCGGCATGATGGATTGTAAGAAAGCACTTGCCGCTACCGATGGAGATATGGATAAGGCAGTTGAGTTCTTAAGAGAGAAAGGACTTGCCGCTGCTGAGAAAAAAGCAGGCAGAATTGCAGCAGAAGGTATTTGTGAAACTGCAGTAAGCGAAGACGGCAAAGTAGCTGCTATCGTTGAAGTTAACAGCGAAACAGACTTCGTTGCAAAGAATGATACATTCAGAAGCTTTGTTAAGGCAGTTGTAAATCAGGCAATGGTAACAGAAAATACTGAGATTGATGCATTTTTAGCTGAGAAATGGTCTCTTGATGCTTCCAAAACAGTAAAAGAGGAATTATCCAGCCAGATAGCAGTAATCGGCGAGAATATGAACATCAGAAGATTCCAGAAAGTAGTTGCTGAGAATGGTTTTGTTGAATCCTATATTCACGGCGGCGGAAGAATCGGCGTTTTAGTTGAATTTGAAACAACCGTATGCAACGATATTGCAAAAGAAGCAGCTAAGAATGTAGCGATGCAGATTGCAGCTATTTCTCCTAAATATGTTCAGAGAACAGAGATTCCTGAAGATTACATCTCTCACGAAAGAGAAATCTTAAAGGCTCAGGCTATGAACGAAAACACCGGAAAACCTGAAAATATCATTGAGAAGATGATTGAAGGCCGTTTAAACAAAGAATTAAAAGAAATCTGCCTTGTAGATCAGGTATATGTTAAAGATGGTGATTTAACTGTTCAGAAATATCTTGAAACAGTAGCAAAAGAAATTGGTGCTCCTATTACTGTAAAGAGCTTTGTTCGTTTTGAAACTGGCGAAGGTATCGAAAAGAAATCCGAAAACTTTGCCGAAGAAGTTGCAAAGCAGATGGGACAGTAA